From the genome of Pleuronectes platessa chromosome 12, fPlePla1.1, whole genome shotgun sequence:
GCCTCTCCTCTGTGGGATTACAACAAAATACCGGTGAGTGGACCTGCATCCCATCGACGTGCTTTGTTCTGCTAACCAACCAACAGCTTGGATTTAATGACTGGCTACAACAAGAACGGGAAGAGGCAATAAAGACATGCAACATATTCTCCATGCAGTCCTAAATGTGTGGGTTGTAGCCTGAAAGAAATGACTGAAGACTAAACCATCTAATCAGAGCAGATTATTACTTTGCTTTTGATTCAAATGCTTCTGATTCCACCAATAAATGGCTCAGTGAGTCACTTTGCTGCTTTTAGACTTTCTTAGGTCTTAAAGGGACCAAAGGAATGGGTGAATGTGCTGACCATCCCTCTCTGTGGGCGTTGCCGAGATTTTATATGGTGTCTCCAAACCATgatgggggggtgggaggggggctGGCAAACCTGATCGCAAGGCGTCCCTGAGCTTGTAATTATTtagggaattaaaaaaaacttgtccAAAAACTCCCTCCGCAGCTGTTCCAGATCTCGCTGGTGTTTTGAAAGAGGTTCCACGCGACCTCGGCTTTGTTTTCTGGAGGTGCTCATTGTGTCCTTAAGGGTTGTGTTCAAGTCCATTTGATAGTCGAATGACGCCATCACACGTCGCTAAAATGTCTTGGCTGGAAACGGCTTTTAAAAATAGCTGCGGGGGGGTTGAGTTTCAGCCAGGGGATGCGATGTGATGTTTTGTCGCTTGACTGTGAATTAAAGACGCTCAGGGGTTTAAGTGCTTTCAGAGAGattaaaatcacattaacaCATGAGTTAAGGTAAGAAGaagactcatatcttaacaccAGGGAGGTTGTAAGAAATGTTGTCCCACAGTGACTCAGATCTCCACAGAGGGAAAGTATTGCTCCCACTCTCCGTCGCCAGCTTGTTCTTATGAAGGCCGCAGATTGGGGAATATGATCAGATTATATGAATAATGCCAAATGCGACTTCAGAATCCTGAGGCCTTCACTCTTACTGCAGCAGAACAAACCCTGAGacaccaaacaaacagaaacatgcgTCATGGAGCTATACGTTTCCCTTGGGGCAGACATCTGTTTCACTGGGCAATGTGGGTAATACGAGGGCCCCGACCCTTTAACCTGAAAAATGAGCAGAGCCCCGTGCCGTCGCATTGAGATTCCGTGGATTCactttcacaggctgctgatgAGCGTCGGTGTTGACGCTGAAGAGCAATACAGAGAAGTCGGTTGAAAGCTAAAACGAAAACACTCCTGTCACTTGATCCTTAGCGCAGATGATGTTTCCATTCCTTTGAAGAGGCAAATAAAGGGAGCATCATAGTTCAAGATGTtgcatttaaaacacaatttacttATACTTTAACTTGTTTGCTATCAATATCTTTCAGTTCTCtcacatcacctccatcccTGTTGAATATATGTTCAAAAAGTACACGGTCAAATGTTTTAAAGTAGTTTTTGCTCTTTATGTTTGTGCTAGCACcacatttttttcccctttgccTTCCAGTCATGCCACTGGGAACACCTGCCCCACTGTTCAAGCGGAAAAAGCTCTCCAAGATCATCACCGACCTCTCACACATCACTCAGGATGGTAAGTCTGACAGGAGCTGATgtaaaaattaaataacatttttcaTGTGGTTGTGGTGCCTTGCTCAACATAGCTTCTTTCAAGAATATACACATTATTTGCAACTCTGCAGTAAAATCCAAAACAGCTACATTTATTAAGctcatttgtaaatgttttagttctttggattttattttctgtactaAAATTAAGTCACATCGTTACTGCAGAGGAGACTCATGAAGAAATATTGAAGACATGCTAAAACAATTAGTTTAAACATGTTATTTTACTGTGTAGTCTTCTGAGTATCGTTTTGTTTTCTCGTTTTCAAATGTTGAATCCATGTGTCTGGATGCCCCTCACCTAGAGTATGACTCGGAGCCGGAGGCCTCTGAGTTCGACCTGGGGAACAAGATCAGGAGTCCCAAAGACATCATGCTGGAGGAGCTCTCCCTGTTGAAGAACCAAGGCTCCAAGATGTTCAGGATGAGGCAGAAGAGGATGGAGAAGTTCATCCACGAGAACAACCCCGACGTCTTCTGTAGTGAGTCGATGGTGAGAGCCTGTAGTTcaaggaggaagaaaaatacaaatgactATAAGATCTTGTCTTGTCTGTAGTTCCCAGTGTGCAGTGGTCTTGACCTCCGAATTCCTCAGGTCtcggtgagggggggggggggggggggttggggatgAATCCATGCCATAATGAGACAGATCTGTAGTGGTGGGTTCATGGAGAAATATGCTTGTCAGGCATAATGTCAACAGGCTGAAACAAGGCTCATGAGCACAGACAAATGAATGAGCTGTTTAGAATGTGGAGGTTTACTTGGATAACATTTCTTTCAGGACAACCTCCAGAAGTTTGTTCCCTCTATGGGGGGTCAGATTGGAAGTGACATGATCACCGTCGGTGGGCATTTTGTGAGCAAGCAGACCGGTCATGTGCACTATGGAGctctgcagactggaggaggacCCCCTGTGCCTCCTCCAAAGCCTGGAAGAAAAcatgcaggagctggaggagctggaggtgcaGGTGGTGCAGGAGGTGCCGGAGGAGCAGGCGGAGTAGGAGGTGGTGACCAAGGGAAAGACGGAAAAGACGGAAAAGAAGGTTCTGTTGGGTGGTCTCCATTAAAAGGTTGGTTAACAACATATGCTCTGTGATTATTCGATTTCGTTTGACtgattaaaacaataaagatttaACTTTATCAAACATTGAAGGAACTTAAAGAAATAATCTGACATTCAGGAGAAATCACTTATTCACGTTCTAGCCGTGAGTCAAGACGACATTTTGTTAAAGATGTAAAGTATCATTTTGTGAACATTAAAAGTAGTTTTATTCACTTTTAGACAAAACCGAGCTAATTGTTTCCCTTGTTTCCAgtatttatgctaagctacgCTAACTGTCTGCTGGCTGTAACTTCAGGTTTATTGAACAGACATGAGTCATATTGATCCTCGTTTCTGATCCTTAACAATGATGATAACTTACTTACATAAATGATCCTCTAGCCTTGATGTCTCCTCCACAGGAGGTGGATGTGATGATGCAACCAAGATTACTCTGAAGGGCTACATGTCTCCATGGGAGAAGGCCATGAAGGGGGATGAGAATCTGATAGCTACTCTCAAGGCGGGAATGCCCGGCCCCACCGACCGAAAGGATCTGCCCAAGTACAAAAGCTTCAACAGGTACTTTCACTCCGACCAGACCTCGTAGATGCTTTGTGACGGAGAGGAGCTTTAAcaatcctctctcctctctttgccAGGTTTGCCATGCCCTTCGGTGGCTTCGATAAGGCCAGCCAGTTTATGAAATTCCAGATGCCAGAAGCCGAGGCGACCGAGCCTGAGGCCCCAGTGGTGTACCAACAGGAAATCGGATGCCGGCCTTCCTTCAACCGCACTCCTATTGGCTGGATGGGCAGCAGCGAGCCCAGCAGCATTCACATGGAGAACGATGCGGAGCACTTTGATGGAGAGACCGAAGAGCTGTGAAAAGATATTCATGCTGTGATAACACGCACTGTGCACACACGCAGGCATGAATGCAAGCACACATGttagcatgcacacacatgataGATGAGCTTACAGTTCACTGTTATACTGATGAATTTGAATCTCTCAATGTGGATCTCTGAAAGCGTACAAGATGTATTTGGTTGTAGGGCAAAGAAACAAGTTTAGATCTTACAAGGAGATGAAACATCACACGTCTATTTATTAAATTGACTAGTGGAGTCTAATAACTCCTTTAATTTATCGGAAACGTTTTTGTTCGCGGTGAGAAGTTGCAGATTGTGTCGATGAGGAAAGAATGAATCATGTGAGAAGGATAGATTTATGCTATATTACTGTTGTTCACgccatctgtatttgtttttacccagtGCCTCTTTTTGTCGTTAAGATTCTCTGATCTTTTGTTGGGCTATGAAAACGCTACAAACCTGTGGAATTCAGGATGCATGCATAGTAAGTTGCTCATTCATCAATCAACACTTTCTCCACaataaaccatttaaaattaatCATGTAACACTTTGAAAATAAACCATGTATCAATCCTCTTGCAGAGAGGTGCAGTGTCAGGAGAaatcattgtttgtgtttgaaaattcttatttaaataaatgcctGTACAACCTCCAgcacttgttttgtgtgttcaaAATTGCACATACTTTGcatgaaattaaacaaactgATTTCATGACTCAACAGtgttacaaaaataacaaaaatcaaaataaaagaaggaGCCTGGTGTCCAGTAGTTCAGTCGATATATGCTTCATATCTTAGAAGTTGATTAGATGGTTTGGTAGCTCTTCCAAGGAGGTTAGACTGTTTGCGTGATTGCCAGCAGAATTACAACAAAACTACTAAACAGATTACCACAACatctggtggaaggatgtgttaaaCTCTAATGAGGATTCGGATCAGGGCTGGATCCAGGAACTTCGCTTCACTTTCTTAACCATTGCAGGTTTTTTAATTACCTtccttgatgaaaaacatgttcAGTGGATTTATATCTATGAgactttttcaaataaaaatctggatacCGTTAAAATAATGGTTCCAGGACACTCGAGAGCCATTCTAGTTGCTCCTCAAAGTAATTATAGTTTAAAAGCAGAATACTATAATAATaagtaatacatttttacttaaAATTGATAAAATTGAATTACTTCCCACCTGTGATTAATTATTCTATATTCTATAGTACCATAAACAGTGGTCAATATTTCCCTGACAGAGGCTGTGTTGTCACTCCGGCCCTGCTGGGGGCGGTAGAGCAGAATGAAGCCA
Proteins encoded in this window:
- the myoz1a gene encoding myozenin-1a, coding for MPLGTPAPLFKRKKLSKIITDLSHITQDEYDSEPEASEFDLGNKIRSPKDIMLEELSLLKNQGSKMFRMRQKRMEKFIHENNPDVFCSESMDNLQKFVPSMGGQIGSDMITVGGHFVSKQTGHVHYGALQTGGGPPVPPPKPGRKHAGAGGAGGAGGAGGAGGAGGVGGGDQGKDGKDGKEGSVGWSPLKGGGCDDATKITLKGYMSPWEKAMKGDENLIATLKAGMPGPTDRKDLPKYKSFNRFAMPFGGFDKASQFMKFQMPEAEATEPEAPVVYQQEIGCRPSFNRTPIGWMGSSEPSSIHMENDAEHFDGETEEL